The following coding sequences are from one Oncorhynchus tshawytscha isolate Ot180627B unplaced genomic scaffold, Otsh_v2.0 Un_contig_1256_pilon_pilon, whole genome shotgun sequence window:
- the LOC121845140 gene encoding acyl carrier protein, mitochondrial-like, with the protein MASRVLAQCVRQLPRSSVRLSSGNIALRTAAVPVLFNPRPLSFIASSQRTRWTEQTRISSSVGVFCRQYGDLPPLTIESIKERVMYVLKLYDKINPEKLATSSHFLKDLGLDSLDQVEIIMAMEDEFGFEIPDVEAEKLMSPQDIVQYIADKKDVYE; encoded by the exons ATGGCGTCCCGTGTCCTAGCGCAGTGTGTCCGCCAGCTCCCCCGGTCTTCCGTGAGACTCTCGTCGGGTAACATTGCATTGAGAACCGCAGCTGTCCCGGTCCTATTCAACCCCCGACCGTTGTCCTTCATTGCCAGCAGTCAGCGGACCCGGTGGACCGAACAAACACGG atCTCCAGCTCAGTGGGAGTGTTCTGTAGACAGTATGGAGACCTGCCTCCCCTCACCATTGAAAGCATTAAAGAACGAGTCATGTACGTCCTCAAGCTCTACGACAAGATCAACCCAGAGAAG CTGGCAACGTCGTCCCACTTCCTGAAGGACCTGGGGTTAGACAGCTTGGACCAGGTAGAGATCATTATGGCCATGGAGGATGAGTTTG GGTTTGAGATCCCGGATGTGGAGGCAGAGAAGCTGATGTCTCCTCAGGATATCGTCCAGTACATCGCTGACAAGAAGGACGTGTATGAATAA
- the LOC121845139 gene encoding trinucleotide repeat-containing gene 6A protein-like — MDGSTLRTLCMQHGPLITFHLNLPHGNAVVCYSSKDEAAKAQKSLHMCVLGNTTILAEFASEEEINRFFAQGQSLAAASPGWQAIGSSQSRMGGALEGSHPFPSRAPEPSQWNVSDLHSSSLWGGLNYSTSLWGASEGGRINSPSPISSFLPVDHLTGGGDSM; from the exons atgGATGGTTCTACTCTGAGGACTCTCTGTATGCAACATGGTCCTCTGATTACATTCCACCTCAACCTGCCGCACGGCAATGCTGTGGTATGTTACAGCTCCAAGGACGAGGCGGCCAAGGCACAGAAGAGTCTGCACAT gtgcgTACTAGGTAACACTACCATTCTGGCTGAGTTTGCCAGTGAGGAGGAAATCAACCGTTTCTTTGCACAAGGTCAGTCATTGGCCGCTGCCTCCCCGGGCTGGCAGGCCATTGGCTCCTCTCAGAGCCGAATGGGCGGAGCCTTGGAGGGTTCCCACCCCTTCCCCAGCCGTGCCCCGGAGCCCAGTCAATGGAACGTCAGCGACCTCCATAGCTCCTCCCTTTGGGGCGGGTTGAACTATTCCACTAGCCTATGGGGCGCCAGCGAGGGCGGGAGGATCAACAGCCCTTCTCCAATCAGCTCCTTCCTCCCCGTGGATCACCTGACAGGGGGCGGGGACTCCATGTAA